Proteins encoded within one genomic window of Camelina sativa cultivar DH55 chromosome 19, Cs, whole genome shotgun sequence:
- the LOC104766832 gene encoding uncharacterized protein LOC104766832 isoform X4, protein MVKELTGDYKIKYHANGYDKEPIEIDFTPPFRRIDMMKLICGAQLSGCLQFFLCYRCSSLRIEWLWNLQGLIMLKQKRL, encoded by the exons ATGGTGAAGGAATTAACAGGTGACTACAAAATCAAGTATCATGCTAATGGGTACGATAAGGAGCCGATTGAAATAGACTTCACTCCTCCATTCAG gaGGATAGACATGATG AAACTGATTTGCGGCGCACAGCTATCTGGATGTCTACAATTTTTCTTATGCTACAGATGCAGTTCCTTGAGAATAGAGTGGCTTTGGAACTTACAAGGTCTGATTATGTTGAAGCAGAAGAG GCTTTAG
- the LOC104768052 gene encoding putative F-box/LRR-repeat protein At5g41840, with translation MDLPVNSCKKFFFLGHVSFPKCPGFPQTKHPLLGLNCLEANWTSYRRIQIPQVLKITKIDRALIPLLKRGVLDIDLQIPTSRDICENSSFYPLPSKIFESKTLVRLKIQFKYGVNIHVKRGVSLPKLRTLHLDYIKIETSTFNKLLSGCHGLEELVLVNVMWGESEEPSPVTVSIPTLKRLKFCRSKDFYEADFHEYGDYDEEKEGVSLSFDNPNLVYLEYSDAIVDKYKQVSFDSLVEANLRLRNTPDGDQTETDKFNVPKLLMGIRNVKILYLSNDTLEVLACCRRRIRVFDNLIELTINTTPYVGWESLPPLLKSCPSLETLVFEGLYHNYTDRCRDKDGCLCKYDNDWGVKMDVRTCLSSSPVKVLKILKFGKTFDDDDVDRADDDDDDQDAGSCDEVGDVAEEQIEHVKHFLETMPDLEQVILYYNTPNDQRCDESIQETSEASSSSFSYLQCPNKIEEPQLVVFFD, from the exons ATGGACTTACCTGTCAATAGTTGTAAAAAGTTTTTCTTCCTTGGTCATGTG TCTTTTCCAAAGTGTCCAGGTTTCCCACAAACAAAACACCCTCTCCTTGGTCTGAATTGTTTGGAGGCAAACTGGACTTCATATCGACGT ATACAAATCCCTCAAGTCTTGAAGATCACCAAGATTGAccgagctctgataccat TGTTGAAACGTGGTGTGTTAGATATTGATCTACAAATCCCTACCTCTCGTGATATTTGTGAAAACTCGAGCTTCTATCCTCTGCCTTCTAAGATCTTTGAGAGCAAGACATTGGTTAGGCTGAAGATACAGTTTAAATATGGGGTCAACATTCATGTGAAACGTGGTGTTTCCCTTCCGAAGCTTAGGACTCTCCATCTTGATTATATCAAGATAGAAACGAGTACGTTTAACAAGCTTCTCTCTGGCTGTCACGGGCTTGAAGAATTAGTGCTGGTTAATGTGATGTGGGGTGAGTCTGAAGAACCTTCCCCTGTGACGGTGTCTATCCCAACCCTCAAGAGACTTAAGTTTTGCCGTTCTAAAGATTTCTATGAGGCTGATTTTCATGAGTATGGAGACTATGATGAGGAAAAAGAGGGAGTATCATTGTCGTTTGATAATCCGAATTTGGTCTACCTGGAGTATTCTGATGCTATTGTGGACAAGTATAAACAAGTGAGTTTTGACTCACTTGTCGAAGCTAATCTCAGACTTCGAAATACACCTGATGGTGATCAAACTGAAACAGACAAGTTCAATGTGCCAAAGCTTCTCATGGGAATACGCAATGTTAAGATTCTCTACTTGTCAAATGACACTCTTGAG gtacTTGCTTGCTGCCGAAGAAGAATACGGGTGTTCGACAACCTAATCGAGTTAACTATTAACACTACACCATATGTAGGATGGGAATCATTGCCACCTTTACTCAAGAGTTGTCCAAGTCTAGAAACCTTGGTCTTCGAA GGATTGTATCACAATTATACAGATAGATGTAGAGACAAGGACGGATGCTTGTGCAAATATGATAATGATTGGGGGGTGAAGATGGATGTCCGTACTTGTCTATCATCAAGTCCAGTGAAGGTTCTGAAGATATTGAAGTTTGGTAAaacttttgatgatgatgatgttgatcgtgctgatgatgacgatgatgatcaAGATGCTGGATCTTGTGATGAAGTTGGTGATGTCGCAGAGGAGCAGATTGAGCATGTCAAGCACTTCCTAGAGACAATGCCGGATCTTGAACAAGTGATATTGTACTACAATACACCAAATGATCAAAGATGTGATGAAAGTATTCAGGAAACTTCAGAAGCTTCCTCGAGTAGCTTCAGCTACTTGCAATGTCCAAATAAAATCGAAGAACCTCAGCTTGTCGTCTTCTTCGACTAA
- the LOC104768054 gene encoding protein SPEAR1-like, whose protein sequence is MGSSFFGRPNIGGSSPSSSSPTSSSSSPTTRRGKKNGSEKPKQPQRGLGVAQLEKIRLHGEISCNSFNNYNPSLYPQEDERMQGYSSIPSSSPSQSSAPYGFYPNMMMGVHRDQYERANMSWNPSHGILESQHSFEPNITRRFLHEDPSSTRRSKSLGSGNQNSGSSENQELD, encoded by the exons ATGGGAAGTAGTTTCTTTGGTAGACCAAACATAGGAGGATCTTCGCCATCTTCATCGTCTCCaacgtcgtcttcttcttctccgacgaCAAGAAGAGGGAAAAAGAATGGCTCAGAGAAGCCCAAGCAGCCACAGAGAGGTCTCGGAGTAGCACAATTGGAGAAGATTAGATTACACGGCGAAATTAGTTGCAATAGCTTCAACAATTATAACCCTTCTTTGTATCCTCAG GAGGATGAGAGGATGCAAGGATATTCATCcataccatcatcatcaccatcacaatCTTCGGCTCCTTACGGGTTCTATCCAAACATGATG ATGGGAGTACACAGAGATCAATACGAAAGAGCAAACATGAG TTGGAACCCAAGCCACGGCATCTTGGAGAGCCAACATTCTTTCGAACCAAACATCACCAGACGTTTCTTACACGAG GATCCAAGTTCGACAAGGCGAAGTAAATCTTTGGGATCTGGAAACCAAAACTCGGGATCGAGTGAAAATCAAGAGCTAGAT
- the LOC104766832 gene encoding uncharacterized protein LOC104766832 isoform X3, whose product MVKELTGDYKIKYHANGYDKEPIEIDFTPPFRRIDMMKLICGAQLSGCLQFFLCYRCSSLRIEWLWNLQGLIMLKQKSSVCIIDQAPSH is encoded by the exons ATGGTGAAGGAATTAACAGGTGACTACAAAATCAAGTATCATGCTAATGGGTACGATAAGGAGCCGATTGAAATAGACTTCACTCCTCCATTCAG gaGGATAGACATGATG AAACTGATTTGCGGCGCACAGCTATCTGGATGTCTACAATTTTTCTTATGCTACAGATGCAGTTCCTTGAGAATAGAGTGGCTTTGGAACTTACAAGGTCTGATTATGTTGAAGCAGAAGAG CTCTGTATGCATAATCGATCAAGCCCCCTCACATTAG
- the LOC104766832 gene encoding uncharacterized protein LOC104766832 isoform X1: MVKELTGDYKIKYHANGYDKEPIEIDFTPPFRRIDMMKLICGAQLSGCLQFFLCYRCSSLRIEWLWNLQGLIMLKQKRKLWLKKQDMHKRRHIRSLYIGGSYRAQRRVLCSADAEM; this comes from the exons ATGGTGAAGGAATTAACAGGTGACTACAAAATCAAGTATCATGCTAATGGGTACGATAAGGAGCCGATTGAAATAGACTTCACTCCTCCATTCAG gaGGATAGACATGATG AAACTGATTTGCGGCGCACAGCTATCTGGATGTCTACAATTTTTCTTATGCTACAGATGCAGTTCCTTGAGAATAGAGTGGCTTTGGAACTTACAAGGTCTGATTATGTTGAAGCAGAAGAG GAAGCTATGGTTGAAGAAACAAGATATGCACAAACGCAGACACATAAGAAGCTTATACATTGGTGGCAGCTACAGGGCACAACGTAGGGTGTTGTGCAGTGCAGATGCAGAGATGTAG
- the LOC104766833 gene encoding uncharacterized protein LOC104766833, whose translation MTSSATSSGTFIRTHKGLSSKSSKQLRSLMRIQKRMRDKVSFTLLLGRAPTHSSTTEVFRRCPDCSNQMEAETRDSTDALLGQTTRDSTDSLPRLTTRDSTDALPRLTTRDSTDAPGREAMRLDRHATWTRSQEEASASHSTDHAKHPTSSTSMIKSSEDFTLKL comes from the exons ATGACATCCAGTGCGACGAGCAGCGGAACTTTTATTAGAACACACAAGgggttgagcagcaagtcgtCAAAGCAGCTAAGATCACTCATGCGGATCCAGAAAAGGATGAGGGACAAAGTCAGTTTcacgctcctccttgggcgagcaccgactcattcttctactactgag gtgtttaggagatgtccagaCTGTTCGAACCAAATGGAGGCTGAGACACGCGActcgaccgatgcactcctaGGACAGACGACACGCGACTCGACCGACTCACTCCCAAGACTAACGACACGCGACTCGACCGACGCACTCCCAAGACTGACGACACGCGACTCGACCGACGCTCCCGGGAGAGAAGCAATGCGACTCGACCGACATGCGACTTGGACACGCTCCCAGGAAGAAGCATCAGCATCCCACTCGACCGACCACGCCAAACATCCGACTTCTTCCACCTCTATGATCaagtcgagtgaagattttacattaaaattgtag
- the LOC104766832 gene encoding uncharacterized protein LOC104766832 isoform X2, producing MVKELTGDYKIKYHANGYDKEPIEIDFTPPFRRIDMMKLICGAQLSGCLQFFLCYRCSSLRIEWLWNLQGLIMLKQKRNLLIATLHAHQIKRTSEYPSCY from the exons ATGGTGAAGGAATTAACAGGTGACTACAAAATCAAGTATCATGCTAATGGGTACGATAAGGAGCCGATTGAAATAGACTTCACTCCTCCATTCAG gaGGATAGACATGATG AAACTGATTTGCGGCGCACAGCTATCTGGATGTCTACAATTTTTCTTATGCTACAGATGCAGTTCCTTGAGAATAGAGTGGCTTTGGAACTTACAAGGTCTGATTATGTTGAAGCAGAAGAG gaacctgttgattgcaacattgcatgcacaccagatcaagaggacatcagaaTATCCTTCCTGCTATTGA
- the LOC104766830 gene encoding uncharacterized protein LOC104766830, which produces MNSKEKQEERSHGKIETEPVCTDKECEDAESVKFQEKIKGQSIRCVTEGVKDLTQYHESQGDKQKLQTCNKTKRQEIMNCLPKHIQEGESGKGHKKKQQFLKSNFKNQQGSNPKERIKKKVCKPVEHQVNRQNSENKATIHDAAKVEKEKSVYSITVKRESVLIDQKFDEVSQKAENIKDVIKVEDQRSATIEDQEIEAKEMEATIQKIEKHKSVFNKDTGQRKGSLTKREKKLVREVISMDVNKGHVKQKSDLRKAHETVGANMDNNNSCQIQAITKNTKCSEKQQQIERGKIQLTLKSGDNKDFRQRESQVFDSRKSSFHMP; this is translated from the exons ATGAATagtaaagaaaaacaagaagagagatcACATGGGAAGATAGAAACTGAACCTGTATGTACTGATAAAGAATGTGAGGATGCTGAATCTGTAAAGTtccaagagaaaataaaaggacAATCAATAAGGTGTGTGACTGAGGGAGTAAAAGATCTCACTCAATATCATGAAAGTCAAGGAGACAAGCAAAAGCTGCAAACctgcaataaaacaaaaaggcaAGAAATCATGAACTGCTTACCAAAACACATCCAAGAGGGAGAATCAGGCAAGGGGcataaaaagaaacaacaattcCTGAAATCAAATTTCAAGAATCAACAAGGTTCTAATCCAAAAGAGAGGATTAAGAAGAAGGTATGCAAACCTGTTGAGCACCAAGTCAATAGACAGAATTCTGAGAACAAAGCAACGATCCATGATGCAGCCAAAGTTGAGAAGGAGAAAAGTGTTTACTCAATCACTGTCAAGAGAGAAAGTGTACTCATTGATCAGAAATTTGATGAAGTAAGTCAAAAAGCTGAAAATATCAAGGATGTTATTAAAGTTGAGGATCAAAGAAGTGCCACAATTGAAGATCAAGAAATAGAGGCCAAAGAGATGGAGGCTACCATTCAGAAAATTGAGAAGCACAAGTCCGTGTTCAACAAAGACACTGGACAGAGAAAAGGGAGCTTAactaagagagagaagaagctggTTCGAGAGGTAATCAGCATGGACGTGAATAAGGGTCACGTGAAACAGAAAAGTGATTTGAGAAAAGCTCATGAGACAGTGGGAGCAAACATGGATAACAACAACAGCTGTCAAATTCAAGCAAtaacaaagaacacaaaatgctcagagaaacaacaacagatTGAAAGAGGGAAAATACAGTTAACCTTGAAATCAGGAGATAACAAAGATTTCAGGCAGAGGGAGTCTCAAGTCTTTGATTCCAGAAAAAGCTCATTTCATATGCCTTA G